The following proteins come from a genomic window of Leptospira bandrabouensis:
- the dxs gene encoding 1-deoxy-D-xylulose-5-phosphate synthase, which yields MPSYPYLDKIQFPEDLRKINEEDLPKVCHDLREYIIDTLSDVGGHFASNLGVVELTVALHYVFQTPTDKIIWDVGHQTYPHKILTGRKKELPTVRKWQGLSGFPKREESEYDLYNTGHAGTSISQALGEACARDLLGKDYKVAAVIGDASIATGMALEAMNHGGHIKPNMLVILNDNYMSISKNVGSISNYLNRIISSQVYNRGKTAFYGFLKWIPLIGPALQALAHNMETSFKHFMMRPGGLFEDLGFTYFGPIDGHDVNRVVQMLQNLSKIQGPILLHVLTQKGKGYKPAEADPIKYHGVTPFNKESGKMATSDSNKIGLSKIVGKTLTDLTDKDKRIAVITPAMIEGSGLREYQEAYPENTFDVGIAEQHSVAFAGAMTSGGAIPFMCIYSTFLTRAMDQLVEDVSLMNLPVRFVIDRAGIVGPDGETHQGLSDLGYLAGLPNMDIIVPSSAQDIIDSLHFMKDYTEHPIAIRFPKDSGDLRELKFETPFSITKAKARLVLEGEDLLILSVGFMLPIAKSVAEILKQKGISVSVVDLFWLRPYDKDLVHGQIQKNKRFVILDESYIHAGASGFLLNEIPSDLLGKFLKTFALPPEPIHHGERNQILDHYRLTASQIAEELVLALKK from the coding sequence ATGCCATCATATCCCTATCTCGACAAAATCCAATTTCCGGAAGATCTTAGAAAGATAAATGAAGAGGATCTCCCGAAGGTTTGCCATGACCTTCGGGAATACATCATCGACACCCTCTCTGATGTGGGAGGGCACTTCGCCAGTAACCTAGGCGTTGTGGAACTCACCGTTGCTTTACACTATGTTTTCCAAACCCCCACAGACAAAATCATCTGGGACGTGGGCCATCAAACGTATCCTCATAAAATTCTAACAGGCCGAAAAAAAGAACTGCCCACAGTTCGTAAGTGGCAGGGTCTATCTGGATTTCCCAAACGGGAGGAATCTGAATACGATTTGTACAATACTGGCCATGCAGGAACTTCCATTTCCCAAGCCCTCGGTGAGGCCTGTGCCCGTGACCTACTAGGAAAAGATTATAAAGTGGCTGCCGTAATTGGGGATGCCTCCATCGCTACAGGGATGGCTCTCGAAGCTATGAACCATGGTGGTCATATTAAACCGAACATGCTCGTCATTTTGAATGACAACTATATGTCGATTTCCAAAAACGTAGGTTCTATTTCCAATTACCTCAATCGTATTATTTCCTCACAAGTATATAACAGAGGTAAAACGGCATTTTATGGTTTTTTAAAATGGATTCCACTTATCGGCCCCGCCTTACAGGCGCTTGCTCATAATATGGAAACTTCGTTTAAACATTTTATGATGCGTCCCGGTGGACTTTTTGAAGATTTGGGTTTTACCTATTTTGGTCCGATTGACGGTCATGATGTGAACCGTGTGGTTCAGATGTTACAAAACCTTTCCAAAATCCAAGGCCCCATTCTTTTGCATGTTCTAACGCAAAAAGGTAAAGGTTATAAACCAGCAGAAGCCGATCCTATCAAATACCACGGTGTCACACCGTTTAACAAAGAGTCAGGGAAGATGGCAACTTCCGACTCCAATAAAATTGGGCTTTCTAAAATTGTTGGAAAAACACTTACCGATTTAACTGACAAAGACAAACGAATCGCAGTCATTACTCCGGCGATGATTGAAGGTTCTGGGCTACGTGAATACCAAGAGGCTTATCCAGAAAATACTTTTGATGTGGGAATTGCAGAGCAACATTCCGTTGCTTTTGCAGGTGCCATGACAAGCGGTGGTGCCATTCCTTTTATGTGTATTTATTCCACCTTCCTCACTCGGGCTATGGACCAACTTGTGGAAGATGTATCCCTTATGAATTTGCCAGTTCGGTTTGTGATCGACCGGGCAGGGATTGTAGGTCCTGACGGCGAAACCCACCAAGGTCTTTCTGATCTTGGATACTTGGCGGGACTTCCCAATATGGATATCATAGTTCCTAGTTCGGCTCAAGATATTATCGATAGCCTTCATTTTATGAAGGATTATACAGAACATCCCATTGCCATTCGTTTCCCGAAAGACAGCGGCGACTTACGTGAGTTAAAGTTTGAAACTCCATTTTCGATTACTAAGGCAAAAGCTCGCTTGGTTTTAGAGGGAGAAGATTTACTAATTTTATCAGTTGGGTTTATGTTACCCATTGCGAAGTCAGTGGCCGAAATTTTAAAACAAAAAGGGATCTCGGTTTCCGTTGTGGATCTTTTTTGGTTACGTCCTTATGATAAGGATCTGGTTCATGGACAAATCCAAAAAAACAAAAGGTTTGTGATTTTGGACGAAAGTTATATCCATGCAGGTGCTTCTGGATTTCTGTTGAATGAAATTCCATCAGATCTCCTGGGTAAGTTCTTAAAAACCTTTGCTTTGCCACCAGAACCTATCCACCACGGGGAAAGAAATCAGATTTTGGACCATTACCGTCTCACCGCTTCTCAGATTGCGGAAGAATTGGTTCTGGCCTTGAAAAAATAA
- a CDS encoding slr1658 superfamily regulator, with translation MSFVSLTSFKQSNSNITNFSPNLYEMGNENQTAIESTSLLLEQKIFFHSQLSIAVSAADMNFYWKRCDVLSNFISQFYFHSYEAKKLDKNAISTIINELVENAAKFSDKENSIVQIEIKDLGTDLRLEVKNHVTPWMKAIFENKIQSIKEGDINQLYFDALESRNNGSGSEGMGLLILLKDYHLNLAYEFTKTEKSGFDLTIRVHIPVENNQKDLAL, from the coding sequence ATGTCTTTTGTCAGTTTAACATCCTTCAAACAATCAAATTCTAACATAACAAATTTCTCACCAAACCTATACGAAATGGGAAATGAAAACCAAACCGCCATCGAAAGCACAAGTTTACTTCTGGAACAAAAAATTTTTTTCCATAGTCAACTGTCTATAGCGGTGTCTGCAGCAGACATGAATTTTTATTGGAAAAGATGCGATGTATTATCCAATTTTATATCTCAATTTTATTTCCACTCTTATGAAGCAAAGAAGTTAGATAAAAATGCCATCTCCACTATCATCAATGAACTTGTGGAAAACGCAGCGAAATTTTCAGATAAAGAAAACAGTATTGTCCAAATTGAAATCAAAGACCTGGGAACCGATTTACGTTTAGAAGTGAAAAACCACGTGACTCCTTGGATGAAAGCAATCTTTGAAAATAAAATACAAAGCATTAAGGAAGGAGATATTAATCAGTTATATTTTGATGCTTTAGAATCACGTAATAATGGAAGTGGATCAGAAGGAATGGGTTTACTAATATTATTAAAAGATTACCACTTAAATCTTGCCTACGAATTTACCAAAACAGAAAAATCTGGTTTTGATCTGACCATTCGAGTCCACATTCCCGTAGAAAATAACCAAAAGGATTTGGCTTTATAA
- the aroA gene encoding 3-phosphoshikimate 1-carboxyvinyltransferase produces the protein MLKPQIKLSAKKEIYVPGDKSISHRSVLFSALARGKSEIHGFLEGEDPLHTLHCFVSLGLSVESLGKGSYSVQSPGKENLKSPASVLDFGNAGTGIRLSAGLMAGLPGINATLTGDASLCKRPMARIMNPLREMGADIVSVEGNDRAPLRVTGKQLKTYSYSSPIASAQIKSALVLAALASEISIDYKEPEVSRDHTENMIRFLGGNIKHHSPIHFTVEPPYHFEGAKFVIPGDISSAAFYIVFGLCAGGSEPLLIRNIGLNPSRVGIITVLRNMGGKIEITAKRQECGEEIGDLLVYPSKLKRSVITEDLIPSIIDEIPILTIAGLFSEGGFQISHAEELRAKESDRIQSMVSNLERLGIQVNESKDGYEFAEVNEIKSSAIETFMDHRIAMSFAILSKLTSVELKFDDTSWVDTSFPGFFEILKSF, from the coding sequence ATGTTGAAGCCACAAATCAAATTAAGTGCAAAAAAAGAAATTTATGTCCCTGGAGATAAGTCCATCTCTCACCGGTCCGTACTCTTTAGCGCACTGGCACGAGGAAAATCGGAAATTCATGGTTTTTTAGAAGGAGAAGATCCCCTTCATACCTTACATTGTTTTGTCAGTTTAGGACTTTCGGTGGAATCCTTAGGCAAAGGAAGTTATTCCGTACAAAGCCCAGGAAAAGAGAATTTAAAATCACCAGCTAGTGTTTTGGATTTTGGAAATGCGGGGACAGGAATCCGACTTTCTGCGGGACTGATGGCAGGGCTACCTGGGATTAACGCCACTCTCACGGGAGATGCCTCACTTTGCAAACGACCTATGGCAAGGATCATGAATCCACTGCGCGAAATGGGAGCAGACATAGTTTCTGTCGAAGGAAACGATCGGGCTCCTCTTCGAGTGACTGGCAAACAACTAAAAACTTATTCTTACTCGAGTCCCATTGCTTCCGCACAAATTAAAAGTGCTTTGGTACTTGCAGCCCTTGCTTCAGAGATTTCGATTGATTACAAAGAGCCAGAAGTTTCCCGCGATCATACAGAAAATATGATTCGATTTCTTGGGGGAAATATCAAACACCACTCTCCTATTCATTTTACCGTAGAACCACCCTATCATTTTGAAGGGGCAAAGTTTGTAATTCCTGGTGATATTTCGAGTGCTGCCTTTTATATTGTTTTTGGACTTTGTGCGGGTGGGAGTGAACCTCTCCTCATTCGTAATATTGGTCTCAATCCTTCCCGTGTGGGAATCATCACAGTTCTTAGAAATATGGGTGGTAAAATTGAAATTACCGCCAAACGCCAAGAATGTGGTGAAGAGATCGGGGATTTACTGGTTTATCCTTCCAAATTAAAAAGGTCTGTGATTACAGAAGATTTGATTCCTTCCATCATCGATGAAATTCCTATCCTTACCATTGCCGGTTTATTTTCAGAAGGGGGATTTCAAATTTCTCACGCGGAAGAACTTCGTGCTAAAGAATCCGATCGAATCCAATCGATGGTTTCCAATCTAGAAAGACTGGGTATTCAGGTAAATGAATCCAAAGATGGTTACGAATTTGCGGAAGTAAATGAAATCAAATCCTCTGCGATTGAAACTTTTATGGATCACCGGATCGCTATGAGTTTTGCCATTCTTTCAAAATTAACTAGCGTCGAACTAAAGTTCGACGATACCAGCTGGGTAGACACTAGTTTCCCAGGATTTTTTGAAATCTTAAAATCCTTTTAA
- a CDS encoding tetratricopeptide repeat protein, translating into MSSSSFQLSLDLAKDHFKVGDLDRAEFHLRSSLELEESEEAYFYLGLVQNALGQWSDALASYYKAVSLNHEYGNPCNEIGVLLLRMGNDKEAVYWLKKSVRCERNDAPHISYFNLATLYKLWNRPERSLQYLHKALSLKKDFSEANDLWRELKSDEEAPSN; encoded by the coding sequence TTGTCTTCTAGTTCTTTCCAACTTTCCTTAGATTTAGCAAAAGACCATTTCAAAGTCGGTGACTTAGACCGAGCTGAATTCCACCTTCGTTCCAGTTTGGAATTGGAAGAATCCGAAGAAGCCTATTTTTATTTAGGTTTGGTCCAAAACGCACTCGGTCAATGGAGTGATGCGCTTGCTTCCTATTACAAAGCCGTTAGTTTAAACCACGAATACGGCAATCCATGTAATGAAATCGGTGTTCTTTTGTTACGTATGGGGAACGATAAAGAAGCAGTGTATTGGTTAAAAAAATCTGTTCGTTGTGAACGAAATGATGCTCCTCATATTTCTTATTTTAACCTCGCCACATTGTACAAGTTATGGAATAGACCCGAAAGGTCCTTACAATACCTTCATAAAGCATTGAGCTTAAAAAAAGATTTTTCTGAAGCAAATGATCTTTGGCGAGAGTTAAAATCCGACGAAGAAGCGCCTTCCAACTAA
- a CDS encoding adenylate/guanylate cyclase domain-containing protein, which translates to MSDKESKSLSILDYLSVTVATLGSLGVIISVVMTGWEYEFSFLVGGLLALLASSYFVYKTIEKVSKDKQKSGAIWLSYVIAIFMYAMVNTFQPLKDLEENSVSTRFQFLRGSNTKTESEGDTGRIEYIQFQPPAKARKDINIIGITTESLEKLQGTWPLPWSYYADIIDTFKESNNILMFDIFFVDYKPGQTEEMVNALQKNRNVLFDYPMEVSAESKEAVLNLEKRIDILRKFQLKNVIDENDSGISWVKFPQPPIEPISELSAGLGFANVKKDESGLNRKMPLVVKVYNSGRDRETEYFPSIDLLIVCKYYGIDVQKDVEVNMGHYVKLSNIPKKIIREFNIKERKFEERDVMQVPNEKREVVIPIDWEGQMEINFVGGRYSFKQNEIFEVTNDWDAELLEANQINNKIFLVAMYYATGRGASKDSHLSPFGDMSGIEHHAHAINTILNQDFLSTVPNWGIFLIYVGLGVMIGFLQPRVKTHIGFAIMLTQLLLYVVAALYIFQTFNLITVLPSVTIEQIVVFVAIIGFRILTEEENVKYIRQTFSKFVSKDVVDELLKHPDNLALGGSKREITIFFSDVRGFTTISEQLGPEDLVKLLNEYLSAMTDIIIEYKGTIDKYMGDAIMAFWGAPVPLEDHAYYACVAALAQLDYLKVLQQKWAERNVPVIDIGCGLNSGPAVVGNMGSSHRMEYTCMGDTINLGSRLEGSNKMYTTNVIISEYTYEKVKDRVVARELDLVRVKGKTQPVRIYELLGITNPEDMEKMKRPLQKAAT; encoded by the coding sequence ATGTCCGACAAAGAATCAAAATCGCTTTCGATTTTGGACTATCTCAGTGTTACCGTCGCAACCCTAGGTTCACTCGGTGTGATCATATCTGTTGTAATGACAGGATGGGAATACGAGTTTTCCTTCCTAGTTGGCGGTTTGCTTGCCTTACTTGCTTCCTCATACTTTGTATATAAAACCATTGAAAAGGTCTCAAAAGACAAGCAGAAGTCAGGTGCGATTTGGTTATCCTATGTAATTGCCATTTTTATGTATGCTATGGTTAACACTTTTCAACCACTGAAAGATTTGGAAGAAAACTCTGTTTCCACAAGATTCCAATTTTTACGTGGATCCAACACTAAAACAGAAAGTGAAGGGGACACTGGTCGTATTGAATACATTCAATTCCAACCACCAGCTAAGGCTCGTAAGGATATCAATATCATTGGTATCACAACAGAATCACTCGAAAAATTACAAGGAACTTGGCCTCTTCCTTGGAGTTATTACGCGGACATCATTGACACTTTTAAAGAATCGAATAACATTCTCATGTTCGATATTTTCTTCGTAGATTACAAGCCCGGTCAAACCGAAGAGATGGTCAATGCTCTTCAAAAAAACCGGAATGTCCTCTTTGACTACCCTATGGAAGTCAGTGCGGAATCAAAAGAAGCGGTTCTCAATTTGGAAAAACGAATTGATATCCTTCGTAAGTTCCAGTTGAAAAATGTGATCGATGAAAACGATTCGGGAATCTCTTGGGTTAAGTTTCCTCAGCCTCCGATTGAACCCATTAGCGAATTGTCAGCTGGTCTTGGTTTTGCGAACGTAAAAAAAGACGAATCTGGTTTGAATCGTAAGATGCCTCTCGTTGTAAAAGTTTATAATTCGGGAAGAGATAGAGAAACAGAATATTTTCCTTCCATCGACTTACTCATTGTTTGTAAATACTACGGTATCGATGTACAAAAAGATGTAGAAGTCAACATGGGACATTATGTGAAATTGTCCAACATCCCCAAAAAAATCATTCGTGAGTTCAATATCAAAGAACGTAAGTTTGAAGAAAGAGATGTGATGCAAGTCCCGAACGAAAAAAGAGAGGTGGTCATTCCTATCGATTGGGAAGGGCAAATGGAAATTAACTTCGTAGGTGGACGTTATTCCTTTAAACAAAATGAAATTTTCGAAGTCACAAACGATTGGGATGCGGAACTTCTCGAAGCCAACCAAATTAATAATAAAATCTTTCTTGTGGCGATGTATTATGCAACGGGTCGTGGGGCTTCCAAAGACTCCCACTTATCTCCGTTTGGCGATATGTCTGGAATCGAACACCACGCACATGCAATCAATACCATCCTAAACCAAGACTTTTTGTCCACAGTGCCTAACTGGGGAATTTTCCTCATTTATGTTGGTCTTGGTGTGATGATTGGGTTTTTACAGCCAAGGGTAAAAACACATATTGGTTTTGCGATTATGTTAACTCAGCTTTTGCTTTATGTAGTTGCTGCCCTTTATATTTTCCAAACTTTCAACCTTATTACAGTTCTTCCTTCTGTTACCATCGAACAGATTGTTGTGTTTGTGGCCATCATTGGATTTAGAATCTTAACAGAAGAAGAAAACGTAAAATACATCCGTCAAACCTTCTCCAAATTCGTTTCTAAAGATGTTGTGGACGAACTCCTTAAACACCCAGACAATTTGGCACTTGGTGGATCCAAACGAGAGATCACTATTTTTTTCTCCGACGTTCGCGGATTTACAACCATTTCCGAGCAGTTGGGTCCGGAAGACCTCGTGAAGTTACTGAACGAATATTTGTCTGCGATGACGGACATCATCATTGAATACAAAGGAACCATTGATAAGTATATGGGAGATGCAATCATGGCATTCTGGGGAGCACCGGTTCCTTTGGAAGACCATGCATACTATGCTTGTGTGGCGGCACTTGCACAGTTGGATTATTTAAAAGTCCTCCAACAAAAATGGGCAGAACGAAATGTCCCGGTGATCGATATTGGATGTGGTCTTAATTCCGGCCCAGCCGTTGTGGGGAACATGGGATCCTCACACAGGATGGAATATACTTGTATGGGTGATACCATCAACCTTGGATCCCGATTGGAAGGTTCCAATAAAATGTACACCACAAATGTGATCATTTCTGAATACACTTACGAAAAAGTGAAAGACCGTGTGGTCGCCAGAGAGCTGGATTTAGTGCGAGTAAAAGGAAAAACCCAGCCTGTTCGGATTTACGAATTGCTTGGAATCACAAACCCAGAAGATATGGAGAAAATGAAGCGGCCTCTCCAAAAGGCGGCAACATGA
- a CDS encoding cyclic nucleotide-binding domain-containing protein has product MPLDTSKNNQKIPVNPGEVLFIGGKASTSMNILHEGSVRVETTLGDTSIVLYSLDGANLTPGIFALLEGTPYPYTIRAKTSCVVSTYVMNRDNAKKTITSKVSVGVMAVRTLLKEIGELYKRVLSIKGLAAKFEQTMDNLGAVYYILNPSIFSDVSPGALITRDENIIDPVMRLIRNNLAGFQEHGGILPDKPTVHFLEEDHGEFFERNYSETIEWNDAEFHFIRKILSVNPKISQALFEADPSLLQSAAESYVKTYRELFEILNKETSELSEMMNTMFVGENALVEKFNLTLDLFNTGYSTIPSTVLLPITEWALKKSKSLLDEYKQIFGSAYASLGNNLDKLETKQSELTAKYGHELSAQKNKDEVSSQGSETIRAGIDTQALKVELLNSASQILNYSQADPEAVKEFSTLMVKLKSFKNPLDPEPDNRKIRRTISKTYWEVYKKSFSKWLQSGKQAPKAVELMLRYGYFDESLLDEGHIVELVSRLYQNGGNPSAPIHYGTDWLEKIYSREVPTSVDELGQTFFEKLKMDLKDSGIKSEKDIPPDYDTGEARLGSEISSMYEPNVRLTSGNIASHFPILTKYHITIPLEKCFVSKEDVEKALQYILSVDYTAFNREVIYRNEELGIKNEFVQRSIIPDFILVPSIGPKIMMWQDLSVFRGAGSKESRGRICIPHFVTGDLKTFMLEAIAAFRWELCKNILGPDWNNVGIPSITADYTDYVQFFKKSKDLSPELKEKIAAEFKRFRTDRDKFAYDYSMWIRYEAEGVQRVNRVVRSIFYRHIPFHKNIREKVSSQPAYSELHNRFKNIRTRQHKEFENKYKKYMDASGNLPKELYENLTFYEV; this is encoded by the coding sequence ATGCCTCTAGATACCAGTAAAAATAACCAAAAGATCCCAGTCAATCCAGGTGAAGTCCTTTTCATCGGAGGCAAGGCCTCAACTTCCATGAACATCCTCCATGAAGGATCGGTTCGAGTAGAAACCACTTTAGGTGACACAAGTATTGTTCTATATAGTTTAGATGGGGCAAACTTAACACCAGGTATCTTTGCTCTCCTGGAAGGAACACCTTACCCTTATACCATTCGTGCCAAAACCTCTTGCGTTGTTTCTACTTATGTAATGAACAGGGACAATGCGAAAAAAACCATCACTTCCAAAGTATCTGTGGGAGTGATGGCCGTTCGCACTTTACTCAAAGAAATTGGGGAACTCTACAAACGTGTCCTCTCCATTAAAGGTTTGGCTGCAAAGTTCGAACAAACCATGGACAACTTAGGTGCAGTTTATTATATCTTAAACCCATCTATCTTTTCGGATGTCAGCCCAGGAGCACTCATCACTCGTGATGAGAATATCATTGATCCTGTGATGCGGCTCATACGAAACAACTTGGCTGGGTTCCAAGAACATGGGGGAATTTTACCTGATAAACCTACGGTTCATTTTTTAGAAGAAGACCATGGGGAATTTTTCGAACGTAATTATAGTGAAACCATTGAATGGAATGATGCCGAATTTCATTTCATTCGGAAAATCCTTTCGGTGAATCCCAAAATTTCACAAGCATTGTTTGAAGCAGATCCAAGTTTATTACAAAGTGCTGCAGAAAGTTATGTAAAAACCTATCGCGAGTTATTCGAAATATTAAACAAAGAAACAAGTGAACTTTCAGAGATGATGAACACAATGTTTGTCGGAGAAAACGCTCTTGTCGAAAAGTTTAATTTAACATTGGATCTTTTTAATACAGGTTATTCCACAATTCCTTCTACCGTATTATTACCAATCACAGAATGGGCTCTTAAAAAATCCAAATCCTTATTAGATGAATACAAACAGATATTTGGATCTGCTTATGCGTCCCTTGGAAATAATCTAGATAAATTAGAAACCAAACAATCAGAACTTACAGCCAAATATGGACACGAACTTTCAGCACAAAAAAACAAGGATGAGGTTAGTTCCCAAGGAAGTGAAACCATTCGTGCAGGTATTGATACCCAAGCACTCAAAGTGGAGCTACTAAACTCAGCAAGCCAGATCTTAAACTATTCGCAGGCAGACCCAGAAGCGGTAAAAGAGTTTTCCACACTAATGGTAAAACTTAAATCCTTTAAAAACCCATTGGATCCAGAACCAGACAATCGCAAAATTAGAAGAACCATTTCTAAAACTTATTGGGAAGTGTATAAAAAATCTTTTTCCAAATGGTTACAATCAGGGAAACAAGCACCTAAGGCCGTTGAACTTATGTTACGGTATGGATATTTTGACGAAAGCCTTCTAGATGAAGGTCATATTGTAGAACTGGTAAGTCGCTTGTATCAAAACGGAGGAAATCCGAGTGCCCCTATTCATTATGGAACCGATTGGTTAGAAAAAATCTATTCTCGTGAAGTGCCCACTTCCGTTGATGAACTTGGACAAACTTTTTTTGAAAAACTTAAAATGGATCTCAAAGATTCCGGAATCAAATCAGAAAAAGATATCCCACCAGATTATGATACAGGTGAGGCAAGACTTGGTTCGGAAATTTCCTCAATGTATGAACCAAACGTGCGTTTGACGTCTGGAAATATTGCCAGCCACTTCCCTATCCTTACAAAATATCATATCACAATACCTTTGGAGAAATGTTTTGTTTCCAAAGAAGATGTGGAAAAAGCACTCCAATACATCTTAAGTGTAGACTACACAGCATTCAACAGGGAAGTCATTTACCGAAACGAAGAGTTAGGAATCAAAAACGAATTCGTACAAAGATCAATTATCCCTGACTTCATTTTAGTCCCTTCGATTGGGCCGAAGATTATGATGTGGCAAGACCTTTCTGTTTTTAGAGGAGCAGGTTCTAAAGAATCTAGAGGACGAATTTGTATCCCACACTTTGTCACCGGTGATTTAAAAACTTTTATGTTGGAAGCCATTGCTGCTTTCCGTTGGGAACTTTGTAAAAACATACTTGGTCCTGATTGGAATAACGTCGGGATTCCTTCCATCACGGCAGATTACACAGATTATGTGCAGTTCTTTAAAAAGAGTAAGGACCTTTCTCCAGAACTCAAAGAAAAAATTGCAGCTGAGTTTAAACGTTTCCGTACCGATCGCGACAAATTTGCTTACGACTACTCCATGTGGATTCGATATGAAGCTGAAGGAGTGCAGAGAGTCAACCGAGTGGTACGTTCCATCTTCTATCGACACATTCCTTTTCACAAAAACATCAGAGAAAAGGTTAGTTCCCAACCTGCGTATTCGGAACTTCATAACCGATTCAAAAATATTCGAACTCGCCAACACAAAGAGTTCGAAAACAAATACAAAAAGTATATGGATGCCAGCGGAAATCTTCCCAAGGAACTTTATGAGAATTTAACTTTTTACGAAGTTTAA
- a CDS encoding NAD(P)/FAD-dependent oxidoreductase yields MESIQKVEVAIIGGSFSGLSAALSLVRSLRKVIVFDTERPCNRNTPASHNFITHDGESPGSIRKKALSDLENYPNFKLTLGEVTSIEKTEEGFLLKGNEFSPIQTNKIIFATGLKDVLPEIPGFAESWGKSVIHCPYCHGYESMGNKTGLWMNEPGVFEHSKFLKHWSKELTVYTNGPIQFSKEEQTKLGNEGIQVVTDLVDRLIHKEGQISAIKLQSGKENQIEALYTRLPMLQHSKLPEEIGCNLLPSGHLEVTNFYETNVPGVYAVGDMASMFRSVAHAVHSGNIAGAMLNRAMILS; encoded by the coding sequence ATGGAATCCATTCAAAAAGTTGAAGTAGCCATCATTGGGGGAAGTTTTTCTGGACTCTCCGCCGCCCTATCTCTGGTTCGTTCCCTTAGAAAAGTCATTGTTTTTGATACGGAAAGACCCTGTAATAGAAACACACCAGCTTCCCATAACTTTATCACTCACGATGGAGAATCCCCTGGTTCTATTCGTAAAAAAGCACTCTCTGATCTAGAAAATTACCCAAACTTCAAACTTACGTTAGGTGAAGTAACCTCCATCGAAAAAACGGAAGAAGGTTTTCTATTAAAAGGAAATGAATTTTCTCCCATCCAAACCAATAAAATTATTTTTGCCACTGGCCTGAAAGATGTTTTACCGGAAATTCCTGGATTTGCAGAGTCCTGGGGGAAGTCGGTCATCCATTGTCCCTATTGCCATGGATATGAATCTATGGGAAACAAAACAGGGCTTTGGATGAATGAACCAGGAGTATTCGAACATTCTAAATTTCTAAAACATTGGTCAAAAGAATTAACAGTTTATACAAATGGCCCCATTCAGTTTTCTAAAGAAGAACAAACCAAATTAGGAAATGAAGGGATTCAAGTTGTGACTGACTTGGTTGATAGACTGATTCATAAAGAAGGTCAAATTTCGGCCATTAAACTACAATCCGGAAAAGAAAACCAAATCGAGGCACTTTACACAAGATTACCAATGTTACAACATTCTAAGTTACCAGAAGAAATTGGATGTAACCTCCTTCCCAGCGGTCATCTAGAAGTCACAAATTTTTATGAAACCAATGTCCCCGGTGTGTATGCAGTCGGAGATATGGCATCGATGTTTCGTTCGGTGGCACATGCTGTCCACTCCGGAAACATTGCGGGTGCCATGCTCAACCGTGCTATGATTTTGTCCTAA